TTTGGTAATTGATCTTTTTTGGTAAATAATAGGTAGagtcagacggaatctgcggacgttttttgccatttctgcagagaattttggtaaaagtctgcggatttctgctcaattattttgggagtatcataactaaaaacttaatatactgtattaaacaataaaattaaatctttttaacttatttaatgtttaacctatttaatgtttaaaatgcaaatccaaacagatttactttatttggtaaataaagcaagtttgtcatgtAATATATCTAGCAAAagtcagaaaatattactgtacaaactgcattgtacataaaaaaagatgaacattttcacattagtcaataatattactgaaattaagtaaaaaaatgaataaatatagatctacacacatttactcaagtaaataaactgaattaatgatgggctaaagatcagcggaaaatctgcagaattctgcgcgcgcagattccaaGTGGGCCTAATAAtaggttcttttcattgcctttaaagtgaaacaactaaacataaacataacagacatctgcatctgaactcttcatttactCATGCTGCActtatgtaatgtaatataatagtGTATtcgtgtatttgtgtatttatttagccTTGCAactaaagcgcttcacaatcatgaggggagaAGAGTCTCTCCGCATTACCACTAGTGTGCAgcctccacttggatgatgcaacggcagccacaggacaacggcgccactGAGCTCACTAGATACCAGCCAtcattggtggagtggagagacagtgatacagccaatttggTAGATGGGgaagattgggaggccatgatgggtaagggccgaaGGAGAGAATGACCAGGAcaccctactctttacgagaagtgccatgggatttttaatgaccacaaagagtcaggacttcggtttaacgtctcatccgaaagacagcgctcaatGACAGTCTAGTGTCCCTttaactatactggggcattgggactcacacagaccgcaggttgagcaccacCTAATTCCACTTCCTACAGCAACCCAGTTTTCTATCgaggtctcccatccaggcactGACCAGGCTCAGTCTTGCTTAGcctcagtgagtaaccagtcttgggctgcagagtTATGTGGCTGTGGGTATTTCGACTTTTCaaccctgtttgagtttctttcttctttctacAACTCAGCATTTCCATTTTTGGCTTAACTATACCCTGAAAACAGGAAAGCAATCTTATAAATATGGTCACTACTAATCAGGTTTCTTACCTGTTGCATATGCATTGGGTGTCCATGCATGTGATGCATCCCTGGCATCCGTTGAGGGCTGATATGCCTAATAtgggtttgtctgtgtgtgtttggagaTCTGTGTTGATGCTGGACTCTCACAGGCTGGACTTTTTGTGTACGCTCACGTGGAAGTGTTTGAAACTCTGCTGGCCGCAGAACCCGAGGTGGAGTAGGAGCCCTCTTTCCCGCTTTATTAACCTGCGGGACGGGTTGAGGAGGTCCAGGGTTCTGCAGGGCTGCTTGAGTTTGCTGGTTTCGATTGGCGAATGTGTTAATAGTCTGGGCAGTGTGTTGGCGAAGTGCCGCCTCGGTAAGAGAAACAACTGGCTGAGCTGTAACTTCTTGAGTTCTGGTGGTAGTTTGTGTCTGAGGATGTGTTTGAGGTATTGCCGTTCCCCGAGGTTGACCAATGGGGATTGGATTCTGAACTCGAGAGATTTCAGTTTGAGGTAATGCATGTCTTGGGATTTGCGATTGGACTTGACTAAACAAATTTGGATCCATTTGGGATTGGTTGTGAATGATTGGTCTTTGGAGGTCTCTTCTTTCGGGGGAGGCAGCAACTTGGGTTGCCCTGTTAGAAAGTTCAGCTTCGTGGTGTCTCTGAGGATATGTTTGAGGTATTGTTGTTCCCAAAGGTTGACCAATAGGGATTGGATTTTGACCCCGAGAGGATTCAGTTTGAGGTAATGCATGTCTTGGCGATTGGACTTGCATCTGCTCCACCACTTGACTCCACAAATCTGGGTCGTTTTGCGATTGGCTGTGCATAGCTGGTCTATGCATGTCTCTTCTTTGGGGGGAAGAAGCAGCTTGTGTTGACCTGCTGGAAAGTTCGGTTTCGTGTTGTCTCTGAGTAGAACGACCCCTTCGATTAGCCTGCTGAGGAGGTCTCGGCATCCAGTCTGAAGATTCACTGCTATCAGAGCTTTCCACTTCTTGGTTGGGATACGCCGGCGTTCCCCGCAATCGGTCCCAAGGGATCTGCTGGAGGTTTGTGTTCGTGTTCTCGAACTGATTGTTTGTGCGATATCGGTTTGAACGACCGGTTTGCTCTTCTCTTGTTGActgcaagttggcatttctgcggtTTGCATTGGTTTGGTTGGAATGGTGCGAGTAGCCAGTCTGAATCAGGCTGTTGGTTTGTTGGGATCCATTTGCTGaagcattgtttattgtttgattgCCTGATCTTGAGTTCTGCAAGGCACTTTGAGAGTGATTTCGATGGCTGGAGTTTGTAGGTTGGTGTATTGCATTGGTTTGCATGAGGTTATTATGTTGGTTAGAGTTCTGTAATCCAGTGTGTGGAGGATTTGCATTCATGTGTTGACTATGTAGTTCTCTTTGGTCTGCATGTTGCCAGGCTGTCTGCTGTGCATCTGGAGGGTATGTGTTCAAGTTGACATGCACTGTTTGAGGTTGTGTGTTGAACTGATCAGTGTGTGGCAATGCATTGAGGCTTACATGAACAGGCTGGGAATTGCCCGTTTGTATGACAATATTAGGAGTGTGTTGTGGGAACGACCTCGGAGGGTCATTGTTGGGATTTGTTGAATTGTTGCTGATTTGATGCCCATTGTCTGGCACTGCACTGAAGTTGTGCTGGAATTCATCAGTGTTCAGATGGCCATTATGATGGAGTGAGTTTCTGGCTACGTTTTGTGCCATTGTGCTGATGTTCCCATTGTTGTGATTAGTGACGTTTTGTGGGAGCGAGCTGTGTAATGTTGGATCAGGGTGGTTTTCATTTACAAGAGCTCTGTTTGCTATCTGAGAAAGAGATTGGAAGAGATGTTAGGGCTTGGCAACAAGAGCATTGGAATTATTACAAACTACTTTTATCTGGGAAC
This sequence is a window from Danio rerio strain Tuebingen ecotype United States chromosome 16, GRCz12tu, whole genome shotgun sequence. Protein-coding genes within it:
- the si:dkeyp-97a10.3 gene encoding uncharacterized protein si:dkeyp-97a10.3, with amino-acid sequence MNALLHPFVVLSLTSFPLAVVCLSPVSVQCSTSPLLVASGTNAVFTVQTVPNVPLIRWTDSAATTLAMWVNGGPVLMPVQQFQGRITISATQFTISSCQISDSGNYSVSVEPSSTSGLSVNTCSVQLKVFDAVSGVSLSLPSLPLEGGNVSVSCSWTAGSQVSVVWGKAGAPLSSDSHISISSGSLLINSASRQDSGQYSCTVSNPVSAQTAKGNLNIYYGPDSPQLTKSSNQCVGGGDATVGQSVLLSCTSASLPPASFTWQINGQTVSSSQSASGSLTLQIFSTNQSGSYVCTAHNGITGGASSQQINLAIVGTCLSAGAVAGIVVGCFVALLIIIIVIIVLLRQRNVDRRLKNNIELQKTNPNEGMTIANRALVNENHPDPTLHSSLPQNVTNHNNGNISTMAQNVARNSLHHNGHLNTDEFQHNFSAVPDNGHQISNNSTNPNNDPPRSFPQHTPNIVIQTGNSQPVHVSLNALPHTDQFNTQPQTVHVNLNTYPPDAQQTAWQHADQRELHSQHMNANPPHTGLQNSNQHNNLMQTNAIHQPTNSSHRNHSQSALQNSRSGNQTINNASANGSQQTNSLIQTGYSHHSNQTNANRRNANLQSTREEQTGRSNRYRTNNQFENTNTNLQQIPWDRLRGTPAYPNQEVESSDSSESSDWMPRPPQQANRRGRSTQRQHETELSSRSTQAASSPQRRDMHRPAMHSQSQNDPDLWSQVVEQMQVQSPRHALPQTESSRGQNPIPIGQPLGTTIPQTYPQRHHEAELSNRATQVAASPERRDLQRPIIHNQSQMDPNLFSQVQSQIPRHALPQTEISRVQNPIPIGQPRGTAIPQTHPQTQTTTRTQEVTAQPVVSLTEAALRQHTAQTINTFANRNQQTQAALQNPGPPQPVPQVNKAGKRAPTPPRVLRPAEFQTLPRERTQKVQPVRVQHQHRSPNTHRQTHIRHISPQRMPGMHHMHGHPMHMQQVHRGRPRR